The DNA window GGACTGAATATTACTTCACTCttttcactgtatttaaaaatgtccgAAGCACTGGAGTAAACCTTAGTGCAGTCACTGGTAAGATAATATTCTTGTTACCATCTGAAAAGGACAAGAACAAATCTTTTACAATATCAAATTTGATGTTCCTTAACAGAAGGTTATTACTCAGTTAATAAACTGCAACTAACTGCAAAACgcttaaaaataattataagaaAACACAGTATTTCAGTATGGATATGATGTCAgtttttaaagtcacattttgttagtttttcatgtctttctttATCCTAGCTCCTACTAATGCAGAAAATTTCAGATCAGTTGGACAAAATGAGACCAGCATAACTTTGCAATGGAAAAAAGTCAATGGCATCCTTGACTATGTACTACAATACGGAAATATTTCAGGGGCAAATGTCAGAGGAGAAGCGAATAATGATAATGTGACATACACAGCCTCACATCTAAACAGTGGGACTCAATACAACTTCACTCTCTTcactgtgtttgaaaatgtcagCAGCACTGGAGTTCACCTTATTTCTGTCACTGGCAAGTTTACTTTGCTTTGATACACTTACATCACGAGTCAGGACAGAGTCTGTAAAGTCTCTTAGCCAATAGGGCCAATGCTATTTTTCCCTGTAATGCTGAAGATTTTAAGCTAGTTCTTTCAATGTGTCTTTTTACATTCTAGCTCCTCCTAATGCAGAGGAGTTTAAATCAGTTGGACAAAATGAGACAAGTGTAACTCTGCAGTGGATAAAAGGAGATGGCATATACAATTACACACTCAAGTTCAATGATAAAGAGACAGTTGTCACAGGAAATGAGGACAATAATGTGATGTTTATAGCCTCAGATCTAAAAAGTGGGACTGAATATGGCTTCActctttttactgtatttaaaaatgtcagaagCTCTGGAGTAAACCTTAGTGCAGTCACCGGTAAGATAATATTCTTATTACCACCTGAAAAGGACAAGAACAAAATCTTTTACAATATCAAATTTGATGTTCCTTAACAGAAGGTTATTACTCAGTTAATAAACTGCAACTAACTGCAAAactcttaaaaataattttacgaAAACAAAGTATTTCAGTATGGATATGATGTCAgtttttaaagtcacattttgttagtttttcatgtctttctttATCCTAGCTCCTGCTAATGCAGAAAATAGTGGAGAAAATTTCAGATCTGTTGGACAAAATGAGACCAGCATAACTTTGCAGTGGAAAAAAGTCAATGGCATCCTTGACTATGTACTACAATACGGAAATATTTCAGGGGCAAATGTCAGAGGAGAAGCGAATAATGATAATGTGACATACACAGCCTCACATCTAAACAGTGGGACTCAATACAACTTCACTCTCTTcactgtgtttgaaaatgtcagCAGCACTGGAGTTCACCTTATTTCTGTCACTGGCAAGTTTACTTTGCTTTGATACACTTACATCACGAGTCAGGACAGAGTCTGTAAAGTCTCTTAGCCAATAGGGCCAATGCTATTTTTCCCTGTAATGCTGAAGATTTTAAGCTAGTTCTTTCAATATGTCTTTTTACATTCTAGCTCCTCCTAATGCAGAGGAGTTTAAATCAGTTGGACAAAATGAGACAAGTGTAACTCTGCAGTGGATAAAAGGAGATGGCATATACAATTACACACTCAAGTTCAATGATAAAGAGACAGTTGTCACAGGAAATGAGGACAATAATGTGATGTTTATAGCCTCAGATCTAAAAAGTGGGACTGAATATGGCTTCActctttttactgtatttaaaaatgtcagaagCTCTGGAGTAAACCTTAGTGCAGTCACCGGTAAGATAATATTCTTATTACCACCTGAAAAGGACAAgaacaaatgttttacagtatctaatttgacatttctaaacaGAACATTATTACTCAGTTAATAAACTGCAACTAACTGCAAAactcttaaaaataattttacgaAAACAAAGTATTTCATTATGGATataatgtcagtttttaaagacacattttgttaatttttcatgtctttctttATCCTAGCTCCTACTAATGCAGAAAATTTCAGATCAGTTGGACAAAACGAGACCAGCATAACTTTGCAATGGAAAAAAGTCAATGGCATCCTTGACTATGTACTACAATACGGAAATATTTCAGGGGCAAATGTCAGAGGAGAAGCGAATAATGATAATGTGACATACACAGCCTCACATCTAAACAGTGGGACTCAATACAACTTCACTCTCTtcactgtgtttaaaaatgtcagcaGCACTGGAGTTCACCTTATTTCTGTCACTGGCAAGTTTACTTTGCTTTGATACACTTACATCACGAGTCAGGACAGAGTCTGTAAAGTCTCTTAGCCAATAGGGCCAATGCTATTTTTCCCTGTAATGCTGAAGATTTTAAGCTAGTTCTTTCAATGTGTCTTTTTACATTCTAGCTCCTCCTAATGCAGAGGAGTTCAAATCAGTTGGACAAGTATTTCAGTATGGATataatgtcagtttttaaagtcacattttgttaatttttcatgtctttctttATCCTAGCTCCTACTAATGCAGAAAATTTCAGATCTGTTGGACAAAATGAGACCAGCATAACTTTGCGATGGAAAAAAGTGAATGGGATCTTCAATTACATAATTAAGTTCAATAATATAGAGAAAAATGTCACAGGAAATGAGAACAACAATGTGACGTTCATAGCCTCAGATCTTAAAAGTGGGACTCAATATCACTTCACTCttttcactgtgtttaaaaatgtccgAAGCACTGGAGTAAACCTTAGTGCAGTCACCGGTAAGTTGTCTTTCCAATACTGCAGGCTTAAAACATTCAAGGACATTCAAGATGTTTTATCCATAGAGATATAATGAGTCCACAGCGTTTAGAAGGActaatttttctttgtctgtctaCATCCTAGCTCCTTCTAATACAGATGCGTTTAAATCAATTGGACAAAATGAGACCAGTATTACTTTGCAATGGAAAAAAGTGGAAGGCATCTCTAAATATACACTGGCTTTTAATAAAACGAGGATAAATGTCAATGCAGAGAAAGAGCAAGTGACGCACACAATCTTAGAACTCAAAAGTGGGACTAAGTATAACTTCACTCTCTTCACCGAGTTCAAAAATGTCAGCAGCAGCGGACAAAACCTCACTGCAGTCACTGgtaaaagttttttctttttccatttgaaaaaaGCCACAATAACAGCCACCCCCAAGCTCTTTAACAATATACATATACTAACATCATTTTGTGCTTGTGTatgctgtcattttcttttttgaaaaaaattgctTGTCCTCCTTTACAGCTCCTGAAAATGTTAAGAATGTGCAAGTGTTGGGACAAAACGAGAGCAGTATAACTCTGACCTGGGGAAAAGTTAACAACATCTCAACCTACATCCTACAATATGTCAACAATAATGATACCATACTGGGACAGAGCAGCCCATTTGATCAAGGGACATTAGTTACATATGCAGTCACTTTGCTTACTCCTGggagaaaatataatttcattgtCATCACTGTGTTTGAGGAAGTCAGCAGCACAGGATACAGATTTAATGCTGCAACAGGTGGGGAATCTCTGTTACCTGATGATATGCTTTAACAAGTAAAACATCTTTTTAGCAAGCTGAGCAAACCTGTAGGCTTTGTGTTAAGTAAAAGCTCTCTTTGTTTCCATCAGTTCCCCCGAGGGTGCCTTTGGTAAATGTGAGTGAACGTTCTGTGACCAAGATAACTCTGCAGTGGAACAATACGAACACTAACTGGAGCTACTTGCTTCGGATTAATGGGATGGATGTTATCAAAAACGTGTCCTCATCAGTTGTGTCACATTCAGTTGCTTCTCTCAAGCCTGGAACAGCATATAATTTCAGTGTGATCACAATGTTCGATGGACTCAACAGCACTGCATATAAAGACTCCACAGTAACAGGCAGGCCAACATTCAGTTCCACATAGGCATTTACAAAGACCTACCAGTTCTAATTCTGTAATATGCACGTTAGTACttagttgtatttatttctctctgGACTTGTCTTCTTATGACTTTCAGCCATAGACTGTTCCAGCGTAAACTGGTATGTTACCAACTCATCAATCCAAGGAATAGTAGAAGGCTTGTTCTCGAAGGCAACTGCctcaaatgcaacaaaaactaATGTCAGTCCGGGAGGTAGCAATGTTACCTTTACTGACCTTTATCCTGGCGAGACCTATGAGATATCTCTTGAGTTTGAAAAATACCAACAGTGTCATCACAACCTAACAATCCGTAAGTTTCTTATGATATTATCCTAATAATAATCTGCATTTACCACAGAAATAGTgtgaaacataatatttatcAATTTAACTGCAAACCAAATAATtactgaaaagcaaaaacaaaagagcagtGGCTATTTTATTATGAATTCATCATTATTATGTATAATAATAAGAAGATAGAGTTTAATTCTCTACCAAGATTATAGAAAGATGTCTTTAGATTGCAAATTTCCCAAATATTCGATGTACCCAACATGTGCGCCAAACTCGAATCATTGGCAACTAATCAATTTTTATTATAGtctgtgaattttttttttctgtggaataattgtttgaacatttatttcaacGAAATTCTAATAACTCTGTCTTTCAAAAAGCAAGTTGGTCAGcaactgttattttaaatatgctatataaataaactgacTCCACAATTTTCCGCATAGATAGAAAATGTTACTGTCTGCTATTCCTGATTTAAATCCGTCTTTGTGCTTGTTCTACTCAGGTCCTCCAAGTTTACGGGCTCATTGCGAGTATGAGGCATCTGGCTATTCAATCAAAATTATCTTGGATGAGACTGATGGTGTGTGGACTGCGGTGGAAATAAATGTGATTGGAAAAACCTTAGTTTATAATAAAAATCAGAACTACAAGATATCTGGATTCCAACCTGCCAAAAACTATGAAGTGTCTTTAACTTCACTGTCTGGAAATGTAAGCAGCTccacagcatttgtttttgaatgttctACTGATCCAAGGGGTAAGTGAAGTCGATAAACTTTatagaaaaaacacatattcacTTGTTATTGGGCTGTTTGGCATCAGTTATattactttctttttcattagtTTGGTGCTTtgaattctgactttttttcttccGTTACAAAATGTATCTATGTGGAGAATGAAGATAATTTGATTGTTCTGCTGTTATGTGTTAAACCACTTAATCcagattttatttcttgtagCGGTCATTGCGGGGTCAGTActtgctgtgctgttttttctgttgATCTGTCTAgttgtcttcattttgtttatgaGACCAGAGTTAATCAGGTTGGTGCTCCCTCTGTCAGAGACAACATTATGTCATTTCATCTCCTTGATATTTATTCTGTCAGACTCAAATAGTAAAcctctttgatttttttcccccacactAGAAAGAAAGCATTTATTTGTGGATCTATtctatctgtaaaaaaaaacaagtaagtGAACAATTCATCATGTATTCATAGGAGTAATTCTCCTGCTCTCCCAAAAGTGGAGAGAATTAATAATTAACCacatatgaaaaatatttcCATAAAGAAATGTGTTACTCTTCATCTCATAAAATGTAAGATACACATTTCATTCATCTTACATATCATTAAATATATGTTGTAACgcgtgtttttgtttgtttcagagcCATTTCTGTGACAAAATTTGAAGACCACTTCTTCCACTTAAGTATGGATGACAATAGAGGTTTCAGCCTTGAATATGAggtgtaatatatatattattattataagtaatTATTTCTCTTTATCATCTTTTCTGTTGCATTGAATTTGTGGCTGTATATATTTGtgacaatgtttaaaatgttttttcacatgcaGAGCCTCGCTCCTGTTGGTACAGAACAGACACGAAGAGCCGCAGTTCTACCTGAGAACAAACCAAAGAATCGTTTCAACAATGTCCTGCCATGTAAGTCTGTCTCCTGAATACTAGAGCATGTTGGCATGAGAACTATAGACTCATGAAAATAATTTAGATCCACTAACTCATTTTAACTGTGGCTGTTTTAAGCAGTCTTCTTTGTTATGATTTCTGTTAAATCATCTGTTGTTTAATCCTAGACGACTGGTCTCGAGTGAGGCTAACTACACATCTCAGTGGGACCTCTGATTACATTAATGCCAATTACATGCCAGTAAGTATTATTCGATAATTGGAAACTATTTCAAAGAACTAGTCCTTTAATTATTGGGCAAAATTTTACAAGAAAAGACTGGTTTAATAAGCTTGAACTTATTATCTGGAGCAAGTAAATTGACATTTAAAGATTAGCAATTTATGCCAGGGCGAGTGGTCATACAGTGGAGGTTCATGTCATGCTGAGTAATGTAGGACATACAGAAACTAATGAATAGTCAATCTGAACTCTTATTATGTGTCTTAGGGCTTTAATAGCAACAGAGAGTACATTGCTACTCAGGGTCCTCTGCCTTCTACAGTCAATGATTTCTGGAGGATGATCTGGGAGCAAAGAGTAATGGGGATCGTCATGGTAACCAACTGCACTGAAGGGGGACGGGTGAGTTGTCAGGAACATTTTAATGACAGATGTTAAGGGACATCtgtccattatctgtcaccgtTTATCCTATGTGGGTCGCGGGGGGTTGGAGCATAACCTACCCTGGACAGATTGCCAGTCTATCATAGAGAGAcagatacagacagacaaccattcacagatttaccagttaacctaacatgcacgtttttggactgtgggaggaaacaggagcACCCGCAGGGAACAcatgcaagcatggggagaacatgcaaactcctaACTCCACACAGAAGGGGCAAGGTCAGCCGGGGCCATGAACCTgcaaccttccagctgtgaggtgcagcgctaaccactccgcCACCGTGCTGCCCCATTTTAAGGGATCTTCAAACCTAAAATACTTTGGGCTGTTTTGTCAAATTGCGACAGTTTATGTGTCCTGACAGTGTAGCTTAAACATTTTGAGCcagaaaaatgttacaaatgtagCCTTTTTGTTTATTGCTAATTTCTGGTCTTTTTCATAATTACATATGAAGAACtttgttctttaattttgtttttgtgttaatctGTGTGCTTCTTTTACTTAGACCAAGTGTGAACAATACTGGCCTGCAAACAGGAATCCTTGCCTTTATGACAAGCTGGAGGTCACCATGATTTATGAGCAACAGGAGCCCAACTGGACGTTGAGGGAATTCAATGTGAAACATGTATGAAACATATGTGACATTCATATGTTATAACTGATCAATCTAATTGAATCTCATCTAAATCTAACTTGGTTAAGTAATAACATGTTAGGTAATCTCAAAAGCATATctccaaaagcaaaacaaaagtgagAAGAAAGGACAGCTATTAATGGaagaatatgaaatattttaatttacgGTTAAAGTCTTACTTTCAAAGATGATAATACATGTTTGTTAATGATGACTTCAGGTGTCATCTACCAACAGACAACCACAgacttacagtatttatttccTCTTTGTCAAACTTCTTCACAGAGAAACTCCTCAGAATCACGCACTgtgaaacatttccattttactgCCTGGCCTGACCATGGAGTCCCACAGAGCACAGAAGTCCTGATCCAGTTCAGAGCCCTGGTGAGACAGCACATAGAGAGACAAGGGAATGGGGCACCCACCGTAGTTCACTGCAGGTACAGAATACGTTTTTCCATTGTGTCTACAGAGGAAACTACGCCATATGTTGGGAACATTTATGTGACACTTtagtaaaaataatagaaaataaatcaacagtGTCATTGGTGAGCGCTTTTGGTGCTTTTGGCTTAAAATCTGCTTTGAGACCAACTGGACTACTACATGACAGCCATTTTTTCTGGGCACTGACTTGCTGTATTGTCTGTCTCTTAGTGCTGGAGTTGGGAGAACGGGCACTATTATTGCCCTGGATGTTTTCCTTCAGGAGATggacaaaaaaggagaaatagGCATCAATGCTTTTGTGCATAAGATGAGACTGAGTCGACCACACATGGTGCAGACAGAGGTAAAATTTGGGAATTTTCGGGGCCGTGGGTGCTGTTTCAGGTTCCAGTCacattattgcacatttttattctttgcgATGCTTAATTACAGTGTAAACACAAAAGCCTTGGCTAAAGTACTGGGATGCTTACAAAGACTGACAGTATGAATTAAGCATAATCTGTTCTATTTGGAAtataaggaaataaaaatattaataaaaatactgtgaGCATACAGTAAGCACTCATCAGAATTAAAAATTATTCTGCTTTGTGAATTACTTGCTCCTCTCTTTTCAGTCCCAGTATATTTTTCTGCACCAGTGCATCGTGGACAGTCTGCACCCTTGTGAGAATAATGAAGAGAACATATATGAAAACACAGAAGGGATATATGTCAATGCAACTGCCCTCCGGGAGTTTCGTAATACCACAAATGACTGAACAAGATTGTTTAGCCTTGTCTTTTATACTTCTAAAATCTACACGCAATATATTGTTATAAACTGTTAAtaggaaatattttgttttattctatatatatatatgcatattttatttaagtttcaaatgcttttttctCACACCcaaatgtttattgttattattattattactaaaagGAACAACACTCTAGATGACTGCAGAATGTTTTCAAAttagattaattaaaaaatattttataggtTGAAGGGGTAGGTAgaaaattctatttttatttgtacaagaattgaaacatttgta is part of the Channa argus isolate prfri chromosome 20, Channa argus male v1.0, whole genome shotgun sequence genome and encodes:
- the LOC137106235 gene encoding receptor-type tyrosine-protein phosphatase H-like isoform X3, coding for MVKPLSVKITSNHLLLCIFLCLLWGVTDINTSTTTVTNTKVSSTTISTAISPPPNVNEFRSVGQNETSITLQWKKVNGILDYVLQYGNISGANVRGEANNDNVTYTASHLNSGTQYNFTLFTVFENVSSTGVHLISVTAPTNAENFRSVGQNETSITLQWKKVDDILDYVLQYGNISGANVRGEANNDNVTYTASHLNSGTQYNFTLFTVFKNVRSTGVNLSAVTAPTNAENFRSVGQNETSITLQWKKVNGILDYVLQYGNISGANVRGEANNDNVTYTASHLNSGTQYNFTLFTVFENVSSTGVHLISVTAPPNAEEFKSVGQNETSVTLQWIKGDGIYNYTLKFNDKETVVTGNEDNNVMFIASDLKSGTEYGFTLFTVFKNVRSTGVNLSAVTAPANAENSGENFRSVGQNETSITLQWKKVNGILDYVLQYGNISGANVRGEANNDNVTYTASHLNSGTQYNFTLFTVFENVSSTGVHLISVTAPPNAEEFKSVGQNETSVTLQWIKGNGIYNYTLKFNNTEKNVEDENVTFIASHLKSGTEYYFTLFTVFKNVRSTGVNLSAVTAPTNAENFRSVGQNETSITLQWKKVNGILDYVLQYGNISGANVRGEANNDNVTYTASHLNSGTQYNFTLFTVFENVSSTGVHLISVTAPPNAEEFKSVGQNETSVTLQWIKGDGIYNYTLKFNDKETVVTGNEDNNVMFIASDLKSGTEYGFTLFTVFKNVRSSGVNLSAVTAPANAENSGENFRSVGQNETSITLQWKKVNGILDYVLQYGNISGANVRGEANNDNVTYTASHLNSGTQYNFTLFTVFENVSSTGVHLISVTAPPNAEEFKSVGQNETSVTLQWIKGDGIYNYTLKFNDKETVVTGNEDNNVMFIASDLKSGTEYGFTLFTVFKNVRSSGVNLSAVTAPTNAENFRSVGQNETSITLQWKKVNGILDYVLQYGNISGANVRGEANNDNVTYTASHLNSGTQYNFTLFTVFKNVSSTGVHLISVTAPTNAENFRSVGQNETSITLRWKKVNGIFNYIIKFNNIEKNVTGNENNNVTFIASDLKSGTQYHFTLFTVFKNVRSTGVNLSAVTAPSNTDAFKSIGQNETSITLQWKKVEGISKYTLAFNKTRINVNAEKEQVTHTILELKSGTKYNFTLFTEFKNVSSSGQNLTAVTAPENVKNVQVLGQNESSITLTWGKVNNISTYILQYVNNNDTILGQSSPFDQGTLVTYAVTLLTPGRKYNFIVITVFEEVSSTGYRFNAATVPPRVPLVNVSERSVTKITLQWNNTNTNWSYLLRINGMDVIKNVSSSVVSHSVASLKPGTAYNFSVITMFDGLNSTAYKDSTVTAIDCSSVNWYVTNSSIQGIVEGLFSKATASNATKTNVSPGGSNVTFTDLYPGETYEISLEFEKYQQCHHNLTIRPPSLRAHCEYEASGYSIKIILDETDGVWTAVEINVIGKTLVYNKNQNYKISGFQPAKNYEVSLTSLSGNVSSSTAFVFECSTDPRAVIAGSVLAVLFFLLICLVVFILFMRPELIRKKAFICGSILSVKKNKAISVTKFEDHFFHLSMDDNRGFSLEYESLAPVGTEQTRRAAVLPENKPKNRFNNVLPYDWSRVRLTTHLSGTSDYINANYMPGFNSNREYIATQGPLPSTVNDFWRMIWEQRVMGIVMVTNCTEGGRTKCEQYWPANRNPCLYDKLEVTMIYEQQEPNWTLREFNVKHRNSSESRTVKHFHFTAWPDHGVPQSTEVLIQFRALVRQHIERQGNGAPTVVHCSAGVGRTGTIIALDVFLQEMDKKGEIGINAFVHKMRLSRPHMVQTESQYIFLHQCIVDSLHPCENNEENIYENTEGIYVNATALREFRNTTND
- the LOC137106235 gene encoding receptor-type tyrosine-protein phosphatase H-like isoform X13, with amino-acid sequence MVKPLSVKITSNHLLLCIFLCLLWGVTDINTSTTTVTNTKVSSTTISTAISPPPNVNEFRSVGQNETSITLQWKKVNGILDYVLQYGNISGANVRGEANNDNVTYTASHLNSGTQYNFTLFTVFENVSSTGVHLISVTAPTNAENFRSVGQNETSITLQWKKVDDILDYVLQYGNISGANVRGEANNDNVTYTASHLNSGTQYNFTLFTVFKNVRSTGVNLSAVTAPANAENSGENFRSVGQNETSITLQWKKVNGILDYVLQYGNISGANVRGEANNDNVTYTASHLNSGTQYNFTLFTVFENVSSTGVHLISVTAPPNAEEFKSVGQNETSVTLQWIKGNGIYNYTLKFNNTEKNVEDENVTFIASHLKSGTEYYFTLFTVFKNVRSTGVNLSAVTAPTNAENFRSVGQNETSITLQWKKVNGILDYVLQYGNISGANVRGEANNDNVTYTASHLNSGTQYNFTLFTVFENVSSTGVHLISVTAPPNAEEFKSVGQNETSVTLQWIKGDGIYNYTLKFNDKETVVTGNEDNNVMFIASDLKSGTEYGFTLFTVFKNVRSSGVNLSAVTAPANAENSGENFRSVGQNETSITLQWKKVNGILDYVLQYGNISGANVRGEANNDNVTYTASHLNSGTQYNFTLFTVFENVSSTGVHLISVTAPPNAEEFKSVGQNETSVTLQWIKGDGIYNYTLKFNDKETVVTGNEDNNVMFIASDLKSGTEYGFTLFTVFKNVRSSGVNLSAVTAPTNAENFRSVGQNETSITLQWKKVNGILDYVLQYGNISGANVRGEANNDNVTYTASHLNSGTQYNFTLFTVFKNVSSTGVHLISVTAPTNAENFRSVGQNETSITLRWKKVNGIFNYIIKFNNIEKNVTGNENNNVTFIASDLKSGTQYHFTLFTVFKNVRSTGVNLSAVTAPSNTDAFKSIGQNETSITLQWKKVEGISKYTLAFNKTRINVNAEKEQVTHTILELKSGTKYNFTLFTEFKNVSSSGQNLTAVTAPENVKNVQVLGQNESSITLTWGKVNNISTYILQYVNNNDTILGQSSPFDQGTLVTYAVTLLTPGRKYNFIVITVFEEVSSTGYRFNAATVPPRVPLVNVSERSVTKITLQWNNTNTNWSYLLRINGMDVIKNVSSSVVSHSVASLKPGTAYNFSVITMFDGLNSTAYKDSTVTAIDCSSVNWYVTNSSIQGIVEGLFSKATASNATKTNVSPGGSNVTFTDLYPGETYEISLEFEKYQQCHHNLTIRPPSLRAHCEYEASGYSIKIILDETDGVWTAVEINVIGKTLVYNKNQNYKISGFQPAKNYEVSLTSLSGNVSSSTAFVFECSTDPRAVIAGSVLAVLFFLLICLVVFILFMRPELIRKKAFICGSILSVKKNKAISVTKFEDHFFHLSMDDNRGFSLEYESLAPVGTEQTRRAAVLPENKPKNRFNNVLPYDWSRVRLTTHLSGTSDYINANYMPGFNSNREYIATQGPLPSTVNDFWRMIWEQRVMGIVMVTNCTEGGRTKCEQYWPANRNPCLYDKLEVTMIYEQQEPNWTLREFNVKHRNSSESRTVKHFHFTAWPDHGVPQSTEVLIQFRALVRQHIERQGNGAPTVVHCSAGVGRTGTIIALDVFLQEMDKKGEIGINAFVHKMRLSRPHMVQTESQYIFLHQCIVDSLHPCENNEENIYENTEGIYVNATALREFRNTTND
- the LOC137106235 gene encoding receptor-type tyrosine-protein phosphatase H-like isoform X2 → MAYTITHSSYKDKDNSDKETDVTGNEDNNVMFIASDLKSGTEYYFTLFTVFKNVRSTGVNLSAVTAPTNAENFRSVGQNETSITLQWKKVDDILDYVLQYGNISGANVRGEANNDNVTYTASHLNSGTQYNFTLFTVFKNVRSTGVNLSAVTAPPNAEEFKSVGQNETSVTLQWIKGNGIYNYTLKFNNTEKNVEDENVTFIASHLKSGTEYYFTLFTVFKNVRSTGVNLSAVTAPTNAENFRSVGQNETSITLQWKKVNGILDYVLQYGNISGANVRGEANNDNVTYTASHLNSGTQYNFTLFTVFENVSSTGVHLISVTAPPNAEEFKSVGQNETSVTLQWIKGDGIYNYTLKFNDKETVVTGNEDNNVMFIASDLKSGTEYGFTLFTVFKNVRSTGVNLSAVTAPANAENSGENFRSVGQNETSITLQWKKVNGILDYVLQYGNISGANVRGEANNDNVTYTASHLNSGTQYNFTLFTVFENVSSTGVHLISVTAPPNAEEFKSVGQNETSVTLQWIKGNGIYNYTLKFNNTEKNVEDENVTFIASHLKSGTEYYFTLFTVFKNVRSTGVNLSAVTAPTNAENFRSVGQNETSITLQWKKVNGILDYVLQYGNISGANVRGEANNDNVTYTASHLNSGTQYNFTLFTVFENVSSTGVHLISVTAPPNAEEFKSVGQNETSVTLQWIKGDGIYNYTLKFNDKETVVTGNEDNNVMFIASDLKSGTEYGFTLFTVFKNVRSSGVNLSAVTAPANAENSGENFRSVGQNETSITLQWKKVNGILDYVLQYGNISGANVRGEANNDNVTYTASHLNSGTQYNFTLFTVFENVSSTGVHLISVTAPPNAEEFKSVGQNETSVTLQWIKGDGIYNYTLKFNDKETVVTGNEDNNVMFIASDLKSGTEYGFTLFTVFKNVRSSGVNLSAVTAPTNAENFRSVGQNETSITLQWKKVNGILDYVLQYGNISGANVRGEANNDNVTYTASHLNSGTQYNFTLFTVFKNVSSTGVHLISVTAPTNAENFRSVGQNETSITLRWKKVNGIFNYIIKFNNIEKNVTGNENNNVTFIASDLKSGTQYHFTLFTVFKNVRSTGVNLSAVTAPSNTDAFKSIGQNETSITLQWKKVEGISKYTLAFNKTRINVNAEKEQVTHTILELKSGTKYNFTLFTEFKNVSSSGQNLTAVTAPENVKNVQVLGQNESSITLTWGKVNNISTYILQYVNNNDTILGQSSPFDQGTLVTYAVTLLTPGRKYNFIVITVFEEVSSTGYRFNAATVPPRVPLVNVSERSVTKITLQWNNTNTNWSYLLRINGMDVIKNVSSSVVSHSVASLKPGTAYNFSVITMFDGLNSTAYKDSTVTAIDCSSVNWYVTNSSIQGIVEGLFSKATASNATKTNVSPGGSNVTFTDLYPGETYEISLEFEKYQQCHHNLTIRPPSLRAHCEYEASGYSIKIILDETDGVWTAVEINVIGKTLVYNKNQNYKISGFQPAKNYEVSLTSLSGNVSSSTAFVFECSTDPRAVIAGSVLAVLFFLLICLVVFILFMRPELIRKKAFICGSILSVKKNKAISVTKFEDHFFHLSMDDNRGFSLEYESLAPVGTEQTRRAAVLPENKPKNRFNNVLPYDWSRVRLTTHLSGTSDYINANYMPGFNSNREYIATQGPLPSTVNDFWRMIWEQRVMGIVMVTNCTEGGRTKCEQYWPANRNPCLYDKLEVTMIYEQQEPNWTLREFNVKHRNSSESRTVKHFHFTAWPDHGVPQSTEVLIQFRALVRQHIERQGNGAPTVVHCSAGVGRTGTIIALDVFLQEMDKKGEIGINAFVHKMRLSRPHMVQTESQYIFLHQCIVDSLHPCENNEENIYENTEGIYVNATALREFRNTTND